One Helianthus annuus cultivar XRQ/B chromosome 12, HanXRQr2.0-SUNRISE, whole genome shotgun sequence genomic region harbors:
- the LOC110892973 gene encoding uncharacterized protein LOC110892973, whose amino-acid sequence MAGEQPVNTGIVQVLENNNTSFQVPRLTSKNYNTWTILMESVLDAQGLWEVIDPVIGDAVDEKKNKVARAVIFQALPEDILLQVAKNRSAKDIWEALRVRFLGADRVQKARLASLRREFEQLRMKETDSIENFAGKISGFVSRYSSLGSSLDDEAIYSDIESMPFEEAIGRLKACEERIKEQDETSDNDQSKVLLSKTDGQTSNTSGQDSKTDGQEKNEESGCKCCGRGWSSQSDRGRGRGRGRGGRYQRDKRFIVCYNCQDKGHYASECPKKESKEEVANLVEEYDPSLF is encoded by the exons ATGGCAGGAGAACAACCGGTTAATACAGGGATTGTTCAAGTACTAGAAAACAACAATACCTCGTTTCAAGTCCCACGATTGACGTCAAAGAATTACAACACTTGGACTATCTTGATGGAGTCGGTATTAGACGCTCAAGGACTTTGGGAGGTGATTGATCCGGTAATAGGTGATGCCGTGGATGAGAAGAAAAACAAAGTTGCTAGGGCGGTTATTTTTCAAGCGCTACCGGAAGACATACTTTTACAAGTTGCTAAAAACCGAAGTGCGAAAGAtatttgggaagctttacgagtaAGATTTCTTGGCGCTGACAGGGTTCAAAAGGCTCGATTGGCTTCGTTAAGGAGAGAATTCGAGCAGCTTCGAATGAAAGAGACAGATTCTATAGAAAACTTTGCTGGAAAGATAAGCGGATTTGTTTCAAGATATAGCAGTCTTGGGTCAAGTCTTGATGATGAAGCAATA TATTCGGATATCGAGAGCATGCCATTTGAAGAAGCAATAGGCAGGTTGAAGGCATGTGAGGAACGAATCAAAGAGCAAGACGAGACTAGTGATAATGATCAAAGTAAGGTATTATTATCTAAAACTGATGGTCAAACTTCTAATACCAGTGGACAAGACTCTAAAACCGATGGTCAAGAGAAGAATGAAGAGTCTGGTTGTAAGTGTTGTGGACGAGGATGGTCAAGCCAAAGTGATCGTGGAAGAGGTCGTGGTCGTGGTCGAGGAGGACGATACCAAAGGGATAAAAGGTTTATCGTATGTTATAATTGTCAAGATAAAGGTCATTATGCAAGTGAATGTCCTAAGAAGGAGTCAAAGGAAGAAGTAGCAAACTTGGTCGAAGAGTATGATCCGTCACTATTTTGA